The DNA region tttttctttgtattCTGTTTGTTACTACTACTCTTCTCATTGGCCTGTGATGCATCAATTTGTCCGTACCATCTGAGATTTCTCTGATCGATACTCCAATTCCTAAATCTGAGGCCATTTCGTTGAAGGATTTTTCTGATCTTAATCACTGATTTGATTTTTAGGTTTTCTGTATGAATGAATGCTTGCTTGCTTGTGAATGAAAGAGGCAACAAATTAGAGTCGCTGATTCGTTAACTCCATAGCGAAATCAGTGCTGTACGTTGCCTATAGAAATTTGGTGCTGAGATTCTGGCATTTGTCTCCTTAGGCCCATGCATTCAGACGTTCCTACACTTTTATTACTTCGAAAATCACTATTGCTATGCTGTGACAAAGAACGATTACTGGTTTGTGCTTTCTAGTTATAAGGATTTTTTTGATCTTAATCATCTATTGCATTTTTGTGATCTTTAGGTTTTCTTTATTAATGCTTGTTTGgggttgaaaattgaaaaaggcAACAAATTAGAGTCTCTGACTTGCTTGTTCCATAGCGAATTCAGTGCTGTACGTTGCCGAGAAAAACATTGGTGTTGAGATACTGGCATTTGTCTCACTAGGCTTGTGCATTCAGATCAGATGTTCCTACAATTTTTCCCATTAGTTATAGGTATTGCCTAAGCAGTTAATATAATTTTACTCTTGAAATTGTATTAGAGTTGCTTTTGCTTTTAAAAACCCAGTAGTAGTGTACTTTTAAGATGAGTATAAATTTGGTATTGGTTTTTGGCTTGGTAgtgtatttttttgttttgatacaTAAAATTTTGTGGGAAAAAGATCAGCAACTTCTGAGTTGCTTGTTCCATAGTGATTTCAGTGCTGTACGTTGCCAAGGAAAAAAATTGGCGTTGAGATTCTGGCAAAAAATCAAAAGTTCTTTCTTACAGTtgctaatttaaaaaataatgagaGTTGCTGATCAAAAGTTCTTTCAACACATGTGTGTACATATACTAACAGTGAGAGGTAGCTTCCAATATAATAAGAGACGAAACTAGTCAGCTAAATTTGTTCTTGTCTAGTGAATAAAGTCGTGAGAGGTTAGGCAGGACGTTCTTGTAGACCATTAGCGCAATccgtaaaaaataaattttgcgTTAAATTGTTGGGAAAAAAAGTCACTGCCTCGAAGTAAATTTTCGGTGCACAACGTACAAAATTGAAGACTTATTTTCTCCAAGATTAACACAATTAACGATCTGACTCGAGCACCCAAGACAGAATGCTATGGAGACTTCCCAAAACAAGTGCCCAAAAATAGGAGTAACCAAAGGAGAAGTGAATGATGATCAAGGAGAAGAAAGATCATAAGAAAACCCATATTTTTACATCCTCTGCTTTTCATATATAAAAActcttcctttttttcttcttttacttGAAGCCCATAAATAGATAAGccatctatatctatctatctatctatctattatatactaaaagaaggttttcttctagaaaaACCTATGCTATGTAGCACCCCTATATCATTCCATTTCCCTCTAAAACAAAAAACTCatatctcatttttttttcacatcacatctgttttttattttataatatagaTTATTCTTACAACTTTTCTAGCACATTTTTTCCATATCCCATTAAGtaaacaaaatattttattatcacGAAATTATTAACAtctttttgaaataaaataaatattttaaatgaaatatttatatgaaataaaatgaaatatttttaaaaatttattttgagtaaataatatatatatatatatatatattgtcattttttaataatgttattttatttttttaattatttttttggtacatctgaaagataaattgcacccgccaagaATTGATTCATGGACCTCCCcttacccaacccatatgtcccacagctcctaccacttgagttatcctatggaaacaattattttaattattaatatattaagtgctaataaataaaatttgtaaTAATTTTGAATAAAATGCATTTGAATGAAGGTTACCTACTATTGATTTTGTTAGAATGGTTGTAAAATGAGTATGacaaaaaaagaatattttcaaataaaaaaaatattttattcgaATTTCaccattaatattttaaaattttgaacttTCATCAATattcaaatcaaataaaaatttctTATTTTAGATATCCAAAATTAACAAAAACTGTTATGCATTATAACTGAAATTAATTACTATAATTATTACCGAAATTAATGAATAGACTTAATGGCTGGGTTTTCCTCTTCTGCTATCAGCGGTGACCCTTTTGAAGCGGAAACTAAAGCGCCACGGGATGGCCTCTTAATGGCTTGGAAACATGGCTACAAGAAGGTATCGTGTGATGTGGACTGTGAGGATTTAGTGAACATCCTTGATGGAGCAAACTTGGATCGTGTCACGCACCATCCCCAAGTTATCATTCTCAAAGAAATCATGGAAATCATGGTTAGGGAGTGGCGCGTGACTGTCGATTGAGTTCACTGGGATTGAAATACAGCAGCGGATTGGCTTGCGATTTGCGAAGCATGGCCATAGTCTCTTGACTCCTTGTGTTCAACTTATTAATCAGCCGGCGAGTGAGCTTCAATTTCTTATGCTGAAGGACTCCCTAGCTGTGCcttagttttcttcttttctggtgttaattttctgatgtataaaaaaaattacatttttcaaattcaaattcaaattcaaatttcaaaatcagaattcaatatttattttgaattttaatattttcttaattatattTGAATTTTATAACAATTTcggaaatataatataatttactAAATACATAAAAACatttattgtttaaaaaatccaataaatattttattcccATTCAACAAAAAAAGCCAATAaatattaggcttaattgcaactttagtccctgacgtttactaaaaccacgattttagtccctcacctaatttaattacaagaataGTCCCTCACGTTCCCTCCCgtttgcaacgttagtccttctGTCCAATTTTTAATAGAGAAGGCTTATGTGGCAACGCGCATGCCTCTCATGTGACCAAGAAAAATGATTTACCTGCACTTTAAGTCCCCTACTTATACACATTGTGTAGTTTTGGTCCTTCAAGTTCAAAAAATGCatccaaattaataaaaaaacaataaagaaatagaaaatgataactattcatcttcttcaaaaattttactcaaattaaaatttattttactatgcctgattatgattttataaaatacttatttaaatttttattcagTAATGTTTTGATAACAATCATAATTGTTTCTCTTTCCATCCTAgttaatttaaattgaaaatatttatatataatccttcatgtttttttttccgataTCTTTTATATTAAGTTAAATgtattgattaaatatatttttattattctatAAAGTATAGACAAATCAATACATctgttttttaattatttaaaattaaaattaaaatttataatattatgccTGAGTATGATTTAataaatatgtaattaaatttgaagaaTATGAATACTTATCATTTtctggtttttctttttgtttttatataaaTGTGAATGCAATTTTTGAACTTTAAGGACCAAAACTACATAATGTGTATAAgccagggaccaaaagtgcaattaaatcATTTTTCTTGGTCACATGAGAGGCATGTGCGTTGCCACATAAGCCTTCTCCGTTAACAATTAGATggaaggactaacgttgcaaacGGGAGGGAACGTGAGGGaacatttttgtaattaaattaggtgagagACTAAAATCGTGGTTTTGGTAAACGTTAGAGActaaagttgtaattaagccaaaataaatattattggtTGCAAAATGTGTATGAAATGTATTTTTCAAATCAaatgaatatatattttctcaAATGATTAGGATTTTTTAAGatctaattttaaatttgaattccATTGGAAATATTATTTATGAATATTTAATGGCTTATTATTAACATTGTCAAATTTTGTAAAATCGGTTGCTTTTGATGTGAAATAATTGTAAAACTTTTGTGGCACGCATCGCTTTTCAAACTCCACAttcataatttttgttttacatcagaaagataaataatACCCCATAGGGATTGCTCTCTGGACCTTTTCCTCCCAACTCATTTGCCTTCTAACTCAAaacacttgagttatcattctgggacatttttcatttattttatattagttaagaaatttcaaattttatggaAATAATTTGAATGAACATGGAGGCGATACGTGGCATTGGACAatctattttaaataattatgaaCAGTTTacttttctaaaataatttagttactatatttttttcattatattatactataaattcttttttttttctccatcggAAAGGTGACAAAATTAACTACAAAGTAAAAGGTCACTCAGCACCAGATTTTGGACATCAACTGGTGGATCCTCAAAAAACAGTAAACTAGTTATACTACTCGATGCCACCTTATAAGCGAGCCAATCAGCTACTTTATTGCATTCCCTGGGAATCCAAGCTAGTTTCACGGACCACTGCCTCTTGAGATGCTCTTTAATCTCTTGCAACACCGTGAACATGCGAACACTTTCCTCATCAGCTAAGGCTTCGATCAGTTCCTTGCAGTCCACCTCGCAAACGAGAGATCTGCAGCCTTTACTCCAAGCCTGGTCCAAACCGTGACGCAGCGCCAAAGCTTCAGCTCTAAGGATATTGCCCCCAGCCTCACGAAAATGAAAGCTAGCGATCCAAGCTCCCTTTGAGTCACGAagaactcctcctcctcccatACAATTGGTCAACGACAAGAAGCTCCCATCCACATTCAGCTTTATTTGACCTTCCGGTGGACAGCACCAAGTCTTCCTCAGTCGCTCGGTGCCATGCTCGATCTCATTCTGGTTTCCATATCTCACAATATCATCATGCTCAATACAGATTCGTCTCCAGGCTTCCTCCACATTCCACCCCGTCGGTTTAAAGACCACATTGTGCCTCCATTTCCAAATGCCTTACACGGTTGCAATGAATTTAATCTCATTTGAGATGTTAGCTAGATTCCTCACCCAATGTTTCAGGTTCGTAGATCCAAAGCTCAGCCAAGAGTGAGCTCACATCCTTCCCCAAATCTCTAACGCATATGGACAGTCCCTTAGGCAGTGTAAAATAGATTCCTGGTCACAAGAACAACGGGGGCAAGCTGGAGAGGCTGCAAGGTTGCACGTGAAGCGGTATTGATTCACCTGAAGGGATCTGTTCAACATGATTCAGATAAAGTatctgattttctttgggacGCCTAGCTTCCAGATCCAGGCCCAGTTATGTGTACCACCCTGAATCCGCTTCTGATCATAGAGTCATTCGTATGCATCTTTGGTACGATATTTACCCGTAGGGCTGCTATCTCAGGTCCAAGCATCCTCGTGGTTAGGAACAATAGCAGCCTCAATCTTCACTAGTTCCTGTTTAAATTCGTCTAGGAGCAACGTGAACACACGGTTAGGGTCCCATTTAGAGTTGTGGATCACATCTTTAAGAGTCATATTCGTATCAGAAATATGGACGAAAAGAACATGATCTGCCAGCTTCCCCCGCACACACCAAGGGTCATACCACAACGATGTCCCACCATTCCCTAAACGAAACTTGAACCCCTATTTCAGGGAATCCCTTGCGTTGAGAATGCCCTTCCAAGAAGGAGAATCAGTGGTGCATCTACTAACCAGCAGCATATGAGAACCAATCAAGTATTTATGGGATAGCGCTTGGACCCATAGCTTGTGGGGGTGATTCAGCATGCTCCACACCACTTTGCCCAACAAAGCTGTGTTCGCCGTAGCCATGTCCCTCTTTCCTAGACCACCCAACGCTTTTGTTTCTGTCACCTTTTGCCAGCCAACAAGATCCCAACCATTTCTGCCTCCTCTCCGCGACCACACGAACGATCTCATTGTTTTGTCAATGTGGTGAAGTATTCTTCTCGGGAGCCAATAGGCTTGCATACAATAAGTAGGGATTGAGGAGATTACTGATTTTTCCAGGCAAACCCTACCAGCCATGTTTAACAAGTTTGTTTTCCAGGAGGCCATTTTCTTTTGAACATTATCCAACAGAAATTGGAACTGGCCACTTCTAGTTCTCCCTCCATTCAGAGGAATTCCCAAGTACCTCCCCAACAAATCAACAAAGAGAATTAGGGCTATGGTGGCAATTTCTTCCCTCACCTGCGAACTCACACCTCTAGATGCCATAGCCTTCGATTTCTGCACATTGATTTTCAGCCCCGAGCACTCACAGAAGAGGGTAATGGTGTTAGCAAGCATGGCAACCTGATATGGGGTAGACTTACAGAACAATAAAACGTCATCGGCGAAGAACAAGTGCGAAATTGGGGGCCCTGACGTTGAAAGCTTGATCGGATTCCATCTTCCCAACTGCACTTGCTCCTGAATAAACACTGAGAGCCGCTCCATGCATAGAACAAACAGGTAGGGAGAAAGAGGGTCTCCCTGCATAAGGCCACATCCTGGGTTAAATGAGGGGAGGCGGGAACCGTTCCAGAGAATGGTTAACTGAGAGGAAGTTACACATCTCATGATCAAGTTCACTATCATGAGGGGGAATTTATACAGAACCAAGGTCTCCTTCAGGAAATCCCAACTAACACTATCATAGGCCTTCTCTAGGTCTATTTTGAAAGCCAAATTTCCTAACCTTGCTCTTGATTTCTCCATTATATGCACTAGTTCTTGGGCCAGAATAATGTTATCCACCGTTCCTCTCCCTGAGAGAAAGCTGTTTTGCATGGGGCTCACGAGGGCATTCAAGAAAGGCCTAATCCGATTCACCAAGACCTTAGTAATTAATTTGTAAGTCACATTACAAAGGCTGATGGGCCTAAATTCCTTGATGAATGAAGGATGATCCACTTTTGGAATAAGTGCTAATAAAATCTCCATCATCTTACTGTCTACTTCTCCTCTCTCAAATAGCAACAGAGACAAGGCGCCAAAGATCATTCCCCACCTTGTTCCAATATTTCTTGAAGAAAAAGGGTTGAAACCCATATGGGCCAGGAGCTGAAAGGGATCTCATGGACATTAGTGCTTTGTGAACCTCCTCTTTCTCTACTGGTGAACCTATAAAAGTCGTGGCTGCCTCTGAAAGACTTGGGAAGATGTTATGAGTCATTTTCGTCATGTTGTTTTGAGGCACTTCCGCAAAGAGGGTTTGGAAATAGCTAAGAGCTTCATTAGCCAAATCCTTTTGTGAGGAGCACCACTCCCCATCTCTCAATTTGAGCTTATAAATCGTATTCCGCTTCCGTCGAATTACGGTATGGGCATGGAAATATGCGGTATTTCTATCCCCAAATCTGACACGGTTCTCTCTAGCTTTTTGAAACTAGAGTAATTCTTCCTATTTCAGAAGCCCTCTATACTCCTTTTGCAGGTATGCTTCAAACGTCACGAGATCAGAAGTGATTCTTTTGTTTAATTCTCTTTGCACACCCTTTAATCGGGCCTCCACTCTCCTATTTTTCCTGAACATGTTGCCAAATACATTATTGTTGAAGTTAACTGAGTCTTGTTGAACCCAACCCAGTTTCATCTGAATGTTTTCCTCACTATTTCTCCATGCATTCAAAACTAAACTTGCAAACTTCAAATGGTCCGCCCAAGCTTCCAGGAAACGGAAAGGCCTTTCCCCCCTCGTTATTGATTCCGCTCCACAGTGTACCAGGAGGGGAGAGTGGTCAGAGTGTAGCCTTGGAAGATTCTCCACGAAGGCATCTGGGAAAGCAAGGCCCCAACCAATGTCTCTCAGGGCTCTATCCAGTCTTTTAGAGAGGATAATTTTGTTATTGACTTTCATGTGCCACGTGAATTTTCCACCTCCTGCTCCACCAATATCAGAGAGATTACAATTTTCCAGCACTTGAGCGAACTACAGCGCTTGATTTGCAAGGAAGTTGCCACCTCTGACTTCGGACGCATACAAAATCTCATTAAAATCACCCACTAGCATCCAGGAGGTAGTGATTTTGGTACGCAACCCAGAAAGATCAGACCAAAGTTGCTCTTTATTGACAGGAATTGGAGATGCATATATAGCGCTACACGTCCAAGAGAATGAGGTTTTCTAGATTTCGAAGGTGATAGCTCTGGCTCGTAAGTCCACGAGACGGAGGGATACACCGGAGCCTTGATTGGTAAGCACCCAAATACCCTCACTGAAACCAACTGCTTCCGAGACAAAGCTGGCAGAAAAACCTAAGGTGGACCACCACTTAGGCTCCACCAGGATAACAATATCAGGGTTGTTTTTTTCTAATCAACTCTTTTAAGAAGCACCTTCCAGTATCACTCTTAGCGCCTCTAACATTCCAtgataagattttaaaattttcaaatccaATAATTAATAAATCATATAGAAATAGGGCACTGCCCCCTCCTGCCCTCATGGAGGGATATTTCTCCATTATTCTGAGTTGGAAGCAAGGTTACCCACCTTAGGGTTTGAGTTCGTAAGCTCTATTGGCTGCATGTCTCCACCTGTTAAAGTCAACAACTTCTGATTAGGCCTTGTTCCTGACCCATTGTCTGGCAGTAGCAGGGTTTTTGTCCCCTCTTCCGCATGTGCGCGTTTGAGGTTTCTTGGATCCATTATATCATTGGGACCCACCCCTGTTTCTGAGCTGTAAGACAAAATCTTCAAAGACTCTTTTTTAGCCCTAGCCTTGAATTCCATGTTGAAGAGTTTGACTTTCGATCCATCAGCCTCCTTTGGTGGACCCTTCGTTATGATTGGTAAATCATTGCCAATCCCATAAATGGCATTATTGGGCTTTGATGGTTTTCCTGGGATCTGCGCCCCCTTTATGTTTAATTTGGAATGGTCTTTCTGGGCCCCACTCTTTCCATTCAATGATTTTCCCTCCTCCTTAATGGCTCCCTTGGATTTcgtgtttttcttctttctggtaACCGCCATCCGGTCTCCATATAATTCCACATCAATTATTTCCACcggtttttccttttttttcgtGCTTTGATTCTCTTTCTCATGAACTTGAATTTTTTATCCTGCTTCTATCGCCAACTGTGTCGTTTCCTGCGAGATTTAAGGAGATTCCATTTCTACGTCCACCTTGGTTGCTACCTCGTTTGTCTCCGGCACCGCCACCCCCTGGGTCCACCGCCACTGGTTCACGACTTACCTTAGCTACCGACACCGAAACAGATTCTTTAGCAGGAGTGGGCAGAGAGCATTCCCTTCCACGGTGGCCATAACAACCACATTTTGGGCAGATTATGTGTAGTCCTTCATACTCCACCTTGTACCAGTAATCCTCAATTCCAATTTTTCCTATCACTAGTTTAGTGAGATCAAGTTCGGCACAAATTCGTGCAAACCATCCTCGGTCTCCCCTGAGCGTATGCATGTCGACTCTAATGGGGATGCCAATAACCTTGGCCACCGACATCAGAAAACTTTCATCATAGAACACAACATTTAGGCCCGGAATACGGATCCATGCCAGGGTCTTCGTCACGCGGGCTTCCGACGAGATGAACTTCGGGCTCCATGTTGAAACTGCTAGGTAATGATCGAAGATCATCCATGGCCCTCCACTTATAACTTTGTCCCGATCAGCCTCCATGTCAAATTTCACCATATAAAACTCGTTGTCGACATCTATCATGTCGAAGGCGCCCGAGAGCCCCCATATATGCTCCAACTTAGTTTTCATGGTGCGGTACCCTAGCTTCTTGCCCAAAAGGCAGATTACCAAAGCTTCTTTCCAGGGTGAGCACATGTTCTCGATCACAGACTGGTGTACACGAATCCTGGGCAGAGATGTGTTGTCATTGATGTACTCCACCCGGATCAAACCTTCATCTTCCACTCTTTTCTTTTGCGGTTCCGTCGAGGCACATCCCATTAGCTTGTCTCGAAAGGAGACCTTTTGATTCTGCATCGCTATGTCCGGTGGCTTTGGAGCGCCACCACCGCTGTTTGTCTCTCCATGGGGATGAGGGTTCTCCTCTCTTCCGACGCTCGCCATTACTTTATTAgatcttaattaattttattatactATAAATTCAAACTAAgatatgtaattttttaaaaatgttccCATAACTTGAAAGAATagagttatttaaaaaatttatttgtgCCAACGGTTACTTTTATAAACATGAATAGTATAATAATATGAGTAACATAATACATTTTTTACAAATGATTCAAAGGTAAATAATCTAGCGAgacaatattaatattatttattattattttatttaattgtaattatttgatatttttcttATGTTAAATACTTCTTAAAAATAATGTtacaattattaataaataaataattatgaaaACAATTACCAAGTAAAACCCTTGATGtcatttcttttattattataattttaaattgaaatatcttatataaaattatcatccaaaatattttttctcaattaacATTAAAATCTCTTATTATTTAGAgaatattaatataaaatccATAAGAAAATCagatttatataaatatatatatatatatatatttctaacaaacATTTTATATATTTGTGTAATTAgacattataaaaaattaaaaaaattattagtaaaaaaatttatatattatataataaaaatcacacgtgcattgcacgggcaATGCACTAGTTTAATAGCCTAAAATGATGCAACACAGGTACATATGACCCAAACGTAAAAAAGAGGATGCCATTAAAGGGCTATTATTAGAAAAGTAATGTCCATTGAAAATGTCTTATAATGTATAAAAGTCTAATTtcctaattataaaaaaaagtctaATTTCCTACATTATTAGCTATCATAAAATCAATTTGATGGAAATAATTAACTAGTAAATTGGCAAGATAGAAATCAGCTTATATGGAAGAAGCAAAACTTCTAAGtaataatttatgaaaataattaatatttattatacaATGATTGTCATTAACTCATAAGAACCATCATGCTAAGCAAATAAagcagagagaaagaaaaaccaTTATGGTAGGGTAGAGGCAAGTCCTTCATCGATTAGGAGCTTTTTACCGATCTTGTAAGAAGCAAAAGCATCAATACAGGCATATTCAACTTGAACTTTAGTCAACTCCTTTGATTCCCATTTGCTCATGCGCACATCCTTTGGCTTCTTCATGTCAAGATTTGCCAGCTCCTTTGCCAAAAGTTGTAGTCCTGGTGAAGAACTAAACCTACCAGGCCAATGTTTTTTTGCCAAAGTGGCTACATCTATGCCCTTGTTGCACATCAACCAATGATCATTCTCAAGCATTTTAGTATCTAGCTGAACCCCTACCCCTACAAGCTTGAACTCTGGGTGTGTCATGAAATTATGGAGGGCTATGGGGATGTAGTCCATGTGATTTAACTGGAAGATAAGACACTTTTCCTCAACACATAGTTGAAGGATTGCGGTTTtattcctcttctccttctcgaCGTAGATTGACATCCATTCTGTGTCCAACCCTACGACCATTTGGCTTCCAACAACATGTGTTGATGAAACTTGTTGAACCCACTTCTCTACTATGCTCAGTGGCGGAACCAGGATTTTTGTGGAGCCTGGGCAAGTTTAAGCCTAAGTCTAACTGCGCACATCTGACTCTGACCTAGGGTTTTAAATTACGGTTGCGGTTGCGGGCATTGCGATGTTATGGCATGAATAGCCTATTACAATGACAAATATGTCACATTCTCAATTAATCACACAACTCCAACATATAAGTACAACCATAAAGATAATGTAGCAGAGGGATGTTAGAGAGAGTCTTATCACATTGAAAAATTACATACTTGGGAATAATTGAAGCCAATATCACCTTTTATCAatatgaaatatattaaatCTGATCAAAACTTAAAAATGTGATAAGAATGGGGCAAGTTAGAAAAGGACTGACAAAGAAGGCATATAGCCATCAATCCATCATTACGTTCTAGCAGGGGGCGCTCTTCTATTTCGTTAGCATCTTCTTCTCTTACAAACAATGGCTTGAGCCAAAATATTAAGGAGCCATAAACATAAAGAAAATGGTTTGTGCAAAATTCCCTTCTATCATTTTACTTATAATATTCTTACCCCACACAAAGAATTTAAACATTCATTCTCATAAAATTTTCCACCTCTCTCAACCTAAAATTCTAATTTATTGATTGAACCCAGCTATAGCTGATCAAGATTACTTTTCTAATTTGCTAGTTGTTCACTAGATCATAAATATAGTTGTTTCCTCAAGAAGGAAATTAGACCAACTCATATAGGTCTAAAcccactaaaaaaatatatgatatgAAAACTCACCCATtaaaaagaggaaaaataaaaaaagtatatatgTATCATAAAAAATTTAGATAATATTtctaatatcatatttttaaGAGCACACACTCacccaatgcattttttttactgTGCAT from Lotus japonicus ecotype B-129 chromosome 2, LjGifu_v1.2 includes:
- the LOC130736816 gene encoding uncharacterized protein LOC130736816, with the protein product MASVGREENPHPHGETNSGGGAPKPPDIAMQNQKVSFRDKLMGCASTEPQKKRVEDEGLIRVEYINDNTSLPRIRVHQSVIENMCSPWKEALVICLLGKKLGYRTMKTKLEHIWGLSGAFDMIDVDNEFYMVKFDMEADRDKVISGGPWMIFDHYLAVSTWSPKFISSEARVTKTLAWIRIPGLNVVFYDESFLMSVAKVIGIPIRVDMHTLRGDRGWFARICAELDLTKLVIGKIGIEDYWYKVEYEGLHIICPKCGCYGHRGRECSLPTPAKESVSVSVAKVSREPVAVDPGGGGAGDKRGSNQGGRRNGISLNLAGNDTVGDRSRIKNSSS
- the LOC130736817 gene encoding uncharacterized protein LOC130736817, whose product is MVVGLDTEWMSIYVEKEKRNKTAILQLCVEEKCLIFQLNHMDYIPIALHNFMTHPEFKLVGVGVQLDTKMLENDHWLMCNKGIDVATLAKKHWPGRFSSSPGLQLLAKELANLDMKKPKDVRMSKWESKELTKVQVEYACIDAFASYKIGKKLLIDEGLASTLP